A window of the Hordeum vulgare subsp. vulgare chromosome 5H, MorexV3_pseudomolecules_assembly, whole genome shotgun sequence genome harbors these coding sequences:
- the LOC123396039 gene encoding LOW QUALITY PROTEIN: disease resistance protein PIK5-NP-like (The sequence of the model RefSeq protein was modified relative to this genomic sequence to represent the inferred CDS: inserted 1 base in 1 codon; deleted 1 base in 1 codon) translates to MHVISLPDLVIPLLISHNSKYYYLALLKFDCSLSTFDRYLVVIDDLWNEDDWHSISSSLPNNDCASRVITTTRVNDIAMLCCSGCDESIYEVHYLGYQNSRELFYKHYFHHADSWPEAPGDIFLFAILKMCSGTPSAIKRIASLLITKVTPKKQWQEMMYSVYFSWKQTPRSLGSEAENIAGFKLFREIISIIYDDLPGALKDCLLYLAVHAKNQIIHKTSMGRKWIAEGFISENVRHGREEVASRYFDELINRNFIRLSEYDNYSREEKYEVNQMVLYVLRQISNEEKIAAVLSDVGIFSREYAHYFRLSVQCSSGSELSIDTAAMDPDSNIRSMTIAGPAKFCLNNDLVCLRVLDLDGCNDLEKTAMDHICRMALLKYLTPVKKIPPEIRGLRYLETLDLRQTEISNLPAEIGKLQQLKTLDARQAKLSCLPPEIGKLQNLETLDVRQTQVKELPKELVHLPKLAHLYFGHSSSGRGVKLPVGSDQFNSVKVLGIVDSREWSESGLTGVRELEVVLXKCTNLEYLIIYGDYMPSDELPVSTNFSSLKRLKVAGRFEKVPRWLAKLTTLRKLDIRICKLDQDDLKILGRLPAPSTLALICISRKKEEQKIPAGFPSDEVFSFDGYVTWITFEKGAMPKLKHLHLKLYAGPTDKFPSGIINLRRLEKITIRYSSQHASSGGIRKAVAKMREQAANHGNLIKLSDNGDSEIVRSGQEGERTPFGFKFLWNYFWPTKEEMARFGRNGTIACPEAKESFFLRRH, encoded by the exons ATGCATGTTATATCACTGCCCGATTTGGTTATACCTTTGCTCATAAGTCATAATAGCAAATACTATTATTTAGCCTTACTCAAGTTTGACTGTTCATTGTCAACCTTCGATAGGTACCTGGTCGTGATTGATGATTTATGGAACGAAGATGATTGGCATAGCATCTCATCTAGCTTGCCAAATAATGACTGTGCTAGCAGAGTAATTACTACTACCCGTGTTAATGACATAGCTATGTTATGTTGCTCAGGCTGTGACGAGTCGATATATGAAGTTCATTATCTTGGATACCAAAATTCCAGAGAGTTGTTCTACAAGCACTATTTTCACCATGCGGACAGTTGGCCCGAAGCACCTGGAGACATATTTTTGTTTGCGATCTTGAAGATGTGCAGTGGTACGCCTTCAGCAATAAAACGTATTGCTTCGTTACTCATAACCAAGGTAACCCCAAAAAAGCAATGGCAAGAGATGATGTATTCTGTATATTTTTCTTGGAAGCAGACGCCGCGTTCTTTAGGTTCTGAAGCCGAGAACATTGCTGGTTTCAAACTCTTCAGAGAAATTATATCAATTATCTACGACGACCTTCCCGGAGCTCTCAAGGACTGTTTGCTGTACTTGGCTGTACATGCTAAGAACCAAATAATTCATAAGACTAGTATGGGTAGGAAATGGATCGCTGAAGGATTTATCTCTGAAAATGTGAGGCATGGTCGAGAGGAAGTAGCAAGCAGGTACTTTGATGAGCTCATCAACAGAAACTTCATCCGGCTGTCAGAATATGACAACTATTCAAGGGAAGAGAAGTATGAAGTTAACCAAATGGTGCTTTATGTTCTTAGGCAGATATCAAACGAGGAAAAAATTGCTGCTGTCTTGTCTGACGTTGGTATTTTT TCAAGGGAATATGCTCACTATTTCCGTTTGTCAGTGCAATGTTCTTCTGGTTCAGAACTTTCAATTGACACAGCAGCGATGGATCCGGATAGCAATATTCGTTCCATGACTATTGCTGGTCCTGCAAAGTTTTGTTTAAACAATGATTTGGTGTGTCTACGGGTGTTAGATCTAGATGGCTGCAATGATTTGGAAAAAACGGCTATGGACCATATATGCCGAATGGCCCTGTTGAAGTACTTGACCCCGGTCAAGAAGATCCCTCCAGAAATCAGGGGATTGCGCTATCTGGAGACTCTGGATTTAAGGCAGACTGAAATCAGTAATCTCCCTGCAGAAATCGGGAAACTGCAACAGCTCAAGACTTTAGATGCAAGGCAGGCTAAACTCAGTTGTCTCCCTCCAGAAATCGGGAAATTGCAAAATCTGGAGACCTTGGATGTAAGACAGACACAAGTGAAAGAGCTACCAAAGGAACTTGTTCATCTTCCCAAACTTGCGCATCTTTATTTTGGTCATTCTAGTTCCGGTCGAGGAGTAAAGTTGCCTGTGGGAAGTGACCAGTTCAACTCAGTGAAGGTCCTTGGCATCGTTGATTCAAGAGAATGGTCGGAAAGTGGACTGACAGGAGTAAGGGAGCTTGAAGTAGTGT GCAAGTGCACAAATCTTGAATATCTGATTATTTATGGTGACTACATGCCGAGCGACGAACTTCCTGTATCCACGAATTTTTCTTCACTTAAGAGATTGAAAGTGGCAGGAAGGTTTGAGAAAGTTCCACGGTGGCTAGCAAAGCTTACCACTCTGAGGAAGCTAGATATCAGAATCTGCAAGCTAGACCAAGATGATCTTAAGATACTTGGACGTCTGCCGGCCCCGAGTACTCTTGCACTGATTTGCATTTCTAGGAAGAAAGAGGAACAAAAAATTCCTGCAGGTTTCCCGAGCGACGAGGTTTTCAGTTTCGACGGTTATGTGACATGGATCACCTTTGAGAAGGGAGCTATGCCGAAACTGAAACACCTCCACCTGAAGCTCTATGCCGGCCCAACTGataaatttccttcgggtatcatCAACCTCCGCAGGCTTGAGAAGATTACCATCCGGTactcttcacagcatgctagcagTGGCGGTATCAGGAAGGCAGTTGCTAAGATGAGAGAACAGGCTGCCAACCATGGTAATCTGATAAAGCTTTCTGACAATGGTGACTCTGAGATTGTGAGAAGTGGTCAGGAGGGTGAACGCACACCATTTGGATTCAAGTTCCTGTGGAACTACTTTTGGCCTACTAAGGAAGAAATGGCAAGGTTTGGACGGAACGGAACGATAGCTTGTCCTGAAGCCAAAGAATCCTTCTTCCTCCGTCGCCACTAA